One part of the Sciurus carolinensis chromosome 4, mSciCar1.2, whole genome shotgun sequence genome encodes these proteins:
- the LOC124982828 gene encoding LOW QUALITY PROTEIN: dihydroxyacetone phosphate acyltransferase-like (The sequence of the model RefSeq protein was modified relative to this genomic sequence to represent the inferred CDS: inserted 4 bases in 2 codons; deleted 2 bases in 2 codons; substituted 1 base at 1 genomic stop codon): MAAPGSRAAATEGAAGRGGVGPPRAGEPPPAAAPPRRSRSPGPAQGGSRRGRSGSSSSSSSSSSYFSVGSSSSGAVVLLYAKELKNWDDFEDILEERRHVSDLKLAMKCYTPLVYKGITPCKPSDIKYSVLSSEEIHYVIKQLSRESLQSVDVLREEACEILDEMSHKLRLGVIRFYAFALNKIFQQIFSKVCVKEEGIQKLQRAIQEHPVVLLPSHRSYIDFLMLSFLLYNYDLPVPVIAAGMDFLGMRVVGELLRMSGAFFMXRTFGGNKXYWALFSVYVKTMLRNGYAPVEFFLEGTRSCSAKTLTPKFGLLNIVMELFFKREIFDTYLVPISISYDRILEETLYAYELLGVPKSKKSTTGLLKARKILSENFGSIHVYFGDPVSLCCLATGRMSQSPYNLVPIYIPQKQSKDMHAFVTEVAYKMQLLQIENLVLSPWSLAVVVLLQNRPSMDFDALVEKTLWLKSLAQAFGGFLLWPDNEPAEEVVQSSIFLHSNLASLVRDQVILNVDSGDSDAVDGLLFQHITLLMCSAYRNQLLNIFVRPSLVAVALQMTPGFRKEDVYSCFRFLLDMFSDESIFLPGSTLRDFEEGWYLLCKSETIQMTLRDILVTEKGNAVLEFLVGLFKPFVECYQIICKYLLYEEEEHFIEKQYLAAVKKSTGQLLHRGTSQCYDVLSSDVQKNSLAAFVRLGVVEKKKINNEXMNKPATTKLKDMLSCKAPIGKPTTVRL, translated from the exons ATGGCGGCGCCGGGGTCCCGGGCTGCGGCCACAGAGGGTGCGGCCGGCCGGGGCGGGGTCGGGCCGCCCCGCGCAGGAGAACCGCCCCCAGCGGCTGCACCACCGCGGCGAAGCAGAAGCCCAGGCCCCGCCCAGGGCGGCAGCCGCCGTGGGCGCTCcggctcctccagctcctccagctcctccagctctTACTTCTCGGTAGGCTCGTCCAGTTCCGGCGCTGTCGTGCTCCTCTACGCGAAAGAGCTTAAAAACTGGGACGATTTTGAAGATATTTTGGAGGAGAGGAGACATGTCAGTGACTTGAAATTGGCGATGAAATGCTACACACCTCTTGTCTATAAGGGAATTACTCCTTGCAAGCCAAGCGATATTAAATACAGTGTTCTCAGTTCTGAAGAGATTCATTATGTCATTAAGCAGCTCTCTAGGGAGTCCCTCCAGTCTGTTGACGTCCTCCGTGAGGAAGCCTGTGAGATCCTGGATGAGATGAGCCATAAACTGCGTTTGGGAGTCATTCGGTTTTACGCCTTCGccttgaacaaaatatttcaacagaTTTTCTCGAAGGTGTGTGTGAAGGAAGAAGGCATCCAGAAACTGCAACGCGCCATCCAGGAGCACCCTGTGGTCCTACTGCCTAGTCACCGGAGTTACATTGACTTTCTGATGCTCTCCTTTCTTTTGTACAACTACGACTTACCTGTGCCCGTTATAGCAGCAGGAATGGACTTCCTGGGAATGAGAGTGGTTGGGGAGCTGCTGAGGATGTCGGGTGCCTTTTTCATGTGACGTACCTTTGGTGGCAACAA CTACTGGGCTTTGTTCTCTGTATATGTAAAAACCATGTTACGGAATGGTTATGCTCCTGTTGAATTTTTCCTCGAAGGGACCAGGAGCTGCTCTGCCAAGACACTGACTCCTAAATTTGGTCTCCTGAATATTGTGATGgaactgttttttaaaagagaaatttttgaTACCTACCTTGTCCCAATTAGCATCAGTTATGATAGGATATTGGAAGAAACTCTTTATGCATATGAACTTCTAGGAGTTCCAAAGTCAAAAAAATCTACAACTGGGTTATTGAAAGCCAGAAAGATCCTCTCTGAAAACTTTGGAAGCATCCACGTGTAC TTTGGAGACCCTGTATCGCTTTGCTGTCTGGCAACTGGAAGGATGAGTCAGAGCCCATATAACTTGGTTCCAATATACATCCCGCAGAAACAGTCCAAGGACATGCATGCTTTTGTCACTGAAGTTGCCTACAAAATGCAGCTTCTGCAAATTGAGAACCTAGTTCTGAGCCCGTGGAGCTTGGCAGTTGTGGTGCTGCTTCAGAACCGGCCATCTATGGACTTTGACGCTCTGGTGGAGAAGACTCTGTGGCTGAAGAGCTTGGCCCAGGCGTTTGGAGGGTTCCTCCTGTGGCCTGATAATGAACCTGCTGAGGAAGTTGTCCAGTCCAGCATTTTTCTGCATTCCAACCTCGCCAGCCTTGTTAGAGACCAGGTGATTCTGAACGTGGACTCCGGAGACTCAGATGCGGTCGATGGACTCCTTTTCCAGCACATCACTCTGCTAATGTGCTCGGCTTACAGGAACCAGTTGCTCAACATTTTTGTCCGTCCTTCCTTAGTAGCTGTAGCCTTGCAGATGACACCTGGGTTCCGGAAAGAGGATGTCTACAGCTGCTTCCGCTTCCTCCTTGACATGTTTTCAGATGAGTCCATCTTCCTTCCGGGAAGCACACTGAGGGACTTTGAAGAAGGCTGG TACCTGCTTTGCAAAAGTGAGACCATTCAGATGACTTTAAGGGACATCCTTGTTACAGAGAAAGGAAATGCTGTGTTAGAATTTCTAGTAGGACTTTTTAAACCTTTTGTGGAATGTTACCAGATAATTTGCAAGTACCTCTTATATGAAGAAGAAGAGCACTTTATTGAGAAGCAATACCTGGCTGCAGTGAAGAAGTCCACAGGTCAGCTTCTCCATCGAGGTACCTCTCAGTGTTATGATGTGTTATCTTCCGACGTGCAGAAAAACTCCTTAGCAGCTTTTGTGAGACTAGGTGTGgtagagaaaaagaagataaacaatga aatgaataaacctGCCACAACCAAATTAAAAGACATGCTCAGTTGTAAGGCACCAATAGGAAAACCAACAACTGTGAGACTTTAA